A genomic window from Streptomyces sp. 846.5 includes:
- the phoU gene encoding phosphate signaling complex protein PhoU, whose product MRDAYHEELDSIGDGLVEMARLVGSAMGRATTALLDADLALAESVIAADEKVDALHHELEDRAINLLARQQPVATDLRIVVTSLRMSADLERSGDLARHVAKLARLRYPESAVPADLHPIVLEMGQLAQRLVAKAGQVIASKDVDAALELERDDDAMDELHRQLFSHLLDDRWQHGIETAVDVTLCGRYYERFADHAVSVAKRVVFLVTGEHADEFVPDTEK is encoded by the coding sequence TACCACGAGGAACTCGATTCGATCGGCGACGGCCTGGTCGAGATGGCCCGGCTGGTGGGCTCCGCCATGGGCCGGGCGACCACCGCGCTGCTCGACGCCGACCTCGCACTGGCGGAGAGCGTCATCGCCGCGGACGAGAAGGTCGACGCCCTCCACCACGAGCTGGAGGACCGCGCCATCAATCTGCTGGCCCGGCAGCAGCCGGTCGCCACCGACCTGCGCATCGTGGTCACCTCGCTGCGGATGAGCGCGGACCTGGAGCGGTCCGGGGACCTGGCCCGGCACGTCGCCAAGCTGGCCCGGCTGCGCTACCCCGAGTCGGCGGTGCCCGCGGACCTGCACCCCATCGTCCTGGAGATGGGCCAGCTGGCGCAGCGGCTGGTCGCCAAGGCCGGCCAGGTGATCGCGTCCAAGGACGTGGACGCCGCGCTGGAGCTGGAGCGGGACGACGACGCGATGGACGAGCTGCACCGCCAGCTGTTCTCGCACCTGCTGGACGACCGCTGGCAGCACGGCATCGAGACGGCCGTGGACGTCACCCTGTGCGGGCGCTACTACGAGCGCTTCGCTGACCACGCGGTGTCGGTCGCCAAGCGCGTGGTCTTCCTGGTGACCGGCG